From the genome of Marixanthomonas ophiurae, one region includes:
- a CDS encoding thioredoxin family protein — MSLTPSNMMPLGTKASDFTLLDTVTMNPVTLQQIQGEKGTVIMFICNHCPFVKHVNEEIVRLSNDYRVTGFGFVAISSNDVENYPQDSPKEMWKTARKHNYPFPYLYDETQEVAKAYDAACTPDFYVFDDNLKLIYRGQLDNSRPGNGIPVNGRDLREALDNVLNNNPQRKDQKPSMGCNIKWKK, encoded by the coding sequence ATGTCTCTTACACCTTCTAACATGATGCCTCTGGGCACAAAAGCATCTGATTTTACACTATTGGACACCGTTACTATGAACCCTGTTACGTTACAACAAATTCAAGGTGAAAAAGGTACGGTGATTATGTTTATCTGTAACCACTGCCCTTTTGTTAAGCATGTAAATGAAGAAATTGTTCGGCTATCCAATGACTATCGTGTAACTGGTTTTGGATTTGTGGCTATAAGCAGTAATGATGTGGAGAACTATCCACAAGATTCGCCAAAAGAAATGTGGAAAACTGCTCGAAAACATAACTACCCTTTTCCCTATCTATATGATGAAACGCAGGAAGTTGCTAAAGCATATGATGCTGCCTGTACGCCAGATTTTTATGTATTTGATGATAATTTGAAACTCATTTACCGAGGACAGCTTGATAATTCGCGCCCCGGTAATGGCATTCCGGTAAATGGTCGCGATCTTCGAGAAGCACTAGATAATGTACTAAACAACAACCCACAACGAAAAGACCAAAAACCAAGTATGGGTTGTAATATTAAGTGGAAGAAATAG